A single genomic interval of Argonema galeatum A003/A1 harbors:
- the truB gene encoding tRNA pseudouridine(55) synthase TruB, with product MQGFLNLNKPFGITSHDCVARVRRLLRLKRVGHGGTLDPAATGVLPIALGKATRLLQYLQPDKAYQATIRLGLITTTDDLQGEILTSQSVTGLTLEEVKAALKQFEGKIQQVPPNYSAIQVQGKRLYDLARAGEKIEVLARPVEVHKIEILAWRTGEFPEVDVAIACGPGTYIRAIARDLGALLKTGGTLAALIRTESCGLNLSDSLTFEELEQQLQQETFNPIPPAAALEHLAAITLPAKDAKAWCQGQRIPLSPLTSLTSLTSLTSLTPLTSLTSLPPLPPLPSLPSLTSPPSTGGNEGGLRIYDEDKRFLGIASLVHSNADLLLIPEMVFEPM from the coding sequence GTGCAAGGTTTTCTCAACTTAAACAAACCATTCGGAATCACTTCCCACGACTGTGTAGCGCGGGTGCGGCGACTGTTACGCCTCAAGCGTGTGGGACATGGCGGGACTTTAGACCCAGCCGCTACTGGCGTTTTACCGATCGCGTTGGGTAAGGCAACTCGGCTATTGCAATATTTGCAGCCAGATAAAGCTTACCAGGCGACAATTAGACTGGGATTAATTACTACTACAGATGATTTACAGGGGGAAATTCTCACTTCCCAGTCGGTCACTGGATTGACTTTGGAGGAAGTGAAAGCAGCACTTAAGCAATTTGAGGGAAAAATTCAGCAAGTACCGCCCAATTACAGTGCAATTCAAGTACAGGGTAAACGCTTATACGATTTAGCACGCGCCGGAGAAAAAATTGAAGTTTTGGCTAGACCCGTGGAAGTACATAAAATAGAAATATTGGCATGGCGAACTGGGGAGTTTCCAGAAGTGGATGTGGCGATCGCTTGTGGCCCCGGTACTTATATTAGAGCGATCGCACGGGATTTGGGCGCACTCTTAAAAACTGGCGGAACACTTGCGGCTTTAATTCGCACCGAAAGTTGTGGCTTAAACTTATCAGATAGTCTAACTTTCGAGGAATTGGAACAACAGCTACAGCAAGAAACCTTTAATCCCATTCCACCAGCAGCAGCTTTAGAACATTTAGCCGCAATCACATTGCCAGCAAAAGATGCTAAAGCTTGGTGTCAAGGACAGCGCATTCCTTTATCCCCTCTTACCTCTCTTACCTCTCTTACCTCTCTTACCTCTCTTACCCCTCTTACCTCTCTTACCTCTCTTCCCCCTCTTCCCCCTCTTCCCTCTCTTCCCTCTCTTACCTCCCCCCCGTCAACGGGGGGGAATGAGGGGGGGTTGCGAATTTATGACGAAGACAAACGCTTTTTGGGAATTGCTAGTTTGGTGCATTCAAATGCAGATCTATTACTGATTCCTGAGATGGTATTTGAGCCGATGTAG
- a CDS encoding alpha/beta hydrolase — MAENSVVKRPDLDRVIHYTRKPLNWVGILLGFWLLPTVAPTPNASAAERVYLSYDILERSISVDSLAAYAQQGRIKDDLAPYIQYAKPEQQAQLRNLLLRRLDVSPVPISQFLYTPPAEILLQRLGEVIKTDSGQTGSRAIRAALILASADRDGLTLLNVLRKFPTSSVRIDLARALEIANELSTIFDQTEKALALVSQQSTAAVADSPVNLSQLPDLQQRGSFTWRKETLKLNDTNRHRQFLADIYLPISSGIQQPQTPAKLIVISHGLGSDRQTFVYLAEHLASYGFAVAVPEHPGSNAQQLQDLLSGKANEVSEPIEFINRPLDIKFLLNELTLLSQFNPAFKGKINLREVGMIGQSFGGYTALVLAGATLNFPKLQKDCAAINNSWNTSLLLQCRALLLPPSQYNNLRDERIKAAIAINPISSSILGPDGLSQIKIPVMFVSGSADTVAPALAEQIQPFTWLTTPNKYLVVMKNGTHFSTLAPTESDLPLPESVLGPDLALARSYTKAFGLAFFGFYIANRPQYQPYLSASYVESIGREPLTLSFVRSLSQIDLKAALQRSTTQATTSPKGTN, encoded by the coding sequence ATGGCTGAAAATTCCGTCGTCAAACGCCCTGATCTGGATCGGGTGATTCATTATACCAGAAAACCGCTCAATTGGGTGGGAATCTTACTGGGATTTTGGCTGCTTCCCACTGTTGCACCCACTCCGAATGCTTCAGCAGCAGAGCGAGTTTATCTCTCCTACGACATACTGGAGCGATCGATTTCCGTCGATTCCCTGGCAGCTTATGCCCAGCAAGGCAGAATTAAGGACGACTTGGCACCTTACATTCAATATGCCAAGCCGGAACAGCAGGCGCAGTTACGCAATCTTCTGCTGAGGCGATTGGATGTAAGCCCAGTGCCGATTTCCCAGTTTCTCTATACGCCGCCAGCAGAAATTTTGCTGCAACGCCTGGGAGAAGTGATTAAAACCGATTCCGGTCAAACGGGTTCCCGCGCCATTCGCGCCGCACTAATTTTAGCATCAGCCGATCGAGATGGTTTGACGCTGCTGAATGTGCTGCGGAAGTTTCCTACCTCCAGCGTTAGAATCGATTTGGCACGCGCTCTGGAAATTGCCAACGAACTGTCAACCATATTCGACCAAACAGAAAAGGCTCTAGCACTCGTTTCCCAGCAATCTACCGCCGCAGTTGCAGACTCGCCAGTTAATTTATCTCAATTACCAGACTTACAGCAACGCGGTTCTTTTACCTGGCGAAAAGAAACTCTCAAGCTGAATGATACCAACCGGCATCGTCAGTTTTTAGCAGATATTTACCTCCCCATTTCCTCTGGAATTCAGCAGCCTCAAACGCCAGCCAAGTTAATTGTCATCTCTCACGGTTTGGGTTCAGACCGCCAAACTTTTGTATATTTGGCAGAACATTTAGCTTCCTATGGTTTTGCTGTCGCCGTCCCCGAACATCCGGGAAGCAATGCCCAACAATTGCAGGATTTACTCAGCGGTAAAGCTAATGAAGTCTCAGAACCAATTGAGTTTATTAATCGACCTTTGGATATCAAGTTTTTGCTGAATGAACTCACTCTTCTGTCTCAGTTCAATCCGGCTTTTAAAGGTAAAATAAATCTGCGAGAAGTTGGTATGATCGGTCAATCTTTTGGTGGTTACACGGCGCTAGTTTTAGCTGGTGCTACTCTTAACTTCCCGAAACTGCAAAAAGATTGTGCCGCTATCAATAACTCCTGGAATACATCGCTTTTACTTCAGTGTCGGGCTCTTTTATTACCGCCATCGCAATATAATAATTTGCGCGATGAAAGAATAAAGGCTGCGATCGCTATTAACCCAATAAGTAGCAGCATCCTGGGGCCGGATGGCCTTAGCCAGATCAAAATTCCGGTGATGTTCGTTTCCGGTAGCGCAGATACCGTCGCACCCGCTTTAGCCGAACAAATTCAGCCTTTCACCTGGCTAACTACTCCAAACAAGTACCTCGTGGTGATGAAAAACGGCACTCACTTTTCTACTCTGGCACCAACAGAGTCAGATCTGCCACTTCCCGAATCCGTGCTTGGCCCAGACCTGGCTTTGGCACGTAGCTATACGAAGGCGTTCGGTTTGGCCTTTTTTGGATTTTATATTGCCAATCGCCCACAATATCAACCCTATTTGAGTGCATCTTATGTAGAATCAATAGGTCGAGAACCTCTCACACTTAGTTTTGTGCGATCGCTTTCTCAAATTGACTTAAAAGCGGCACTTCAGCGTTCCACCACACAGGCAACTACATCGCCTAAAGGTACTAATTAA
- a CDS encoding RNA-guided endonuclease InsQ/TnpB family protein, giving the protein MLVYEAKLKGTETQYRIIDEMLRTGLFVRNKALRYWMDNPGVNNMDLNKYCKVLADNPEFPWVKKLNSMARQAMAERAWSAIVRFFDNCKQKVPGKKGYPKFKRSLTRASVEYKTCGWKLSEDRKYITFTDKFGAGTFKLWGTRDLHFYQIDLLKRVRIVRRSDGYYVQFCINHERKETHELTGRMLGLDVGLNHFYTDSEGNQIENPRFLRQGEKALKRAQRQLSRKNIGSKNRKKAKNRLGRKHLKVERQRKDFVVKLARCVIQSSDLVAIEDLQVKNMVKNHHLAKSISDASWSMFRQWLEYFGQVFGVPVVAVPPNYTSQDCSNCGTVVKKTLSNRTHQCPDCGHIQDRDWNAAINILNIALSILGKMLENTVGQTGINASGENGLCLVEETQLSKPTRRKRKPKEQSLESRAIFGTPN; this is encoded by the coding sequence ATGTTAGTTTACGAAGCCAAGCTAAAAGGAACAGAAACCCAGTACCGCATCATTGATGAGATGTTGCGGACTGGGCTTTTTGTTCGCAATAAAGCGTTGCGATACTGGATGGATAATCCAGGCGTAAACAACATGGACTTGAACAAATACTGCAAAGTCCTGGCTGACAACCCTGAATTTCCTTGGGTTAAAAAACTTAACTCAATGGCAAGACAGGCAATGGCTGAACGTGCTTGGTCAGCTATAGTTCGATTTTTTGATAACTGCAAACAGAAAGTACCAGGCAAAAAAGGTTATCCGAAATTCAAGCGTTCGCTGACCAGAGCATCAGTTGAATACAAAACCTGTGGTTGGAAGCTTTCAGAAGACAGGAAGTATATCACATTTACTGATAAATTCGGTGCTGGTACTTTCAAGCTTTGGGGAACTAGAGATTTACATTTTTACCAAATAGACCTTCTTAAGCGTGTTAGGATAGTTCGTCGTTCCGATGGATATTATGTACAGTTTTGCATTAATCACGAAAGGAAAGAAACCCATGAATTAACAGGTAGAATGTTAGGGCTAGATGTTGGGTTAAACCATTTCTACACCGATTCAGAAGGCAATCAAATAGAAAATCCTCGCTTTTTACGTCAAGGTGAAAAAGCACTCAAGAGAGCGCAACGCCAACTTTCACGAAAAAATATTGGGTCAAAAAATAGAAAGAAAGCCAAGAATCGCTTAGGTAGGAAACACCTAAAAGTTGAAAGGCAGCGTAAAGACTTTGTTGTAAAATTAGCAAGGTGCGTAATCCAGTCTAGTGACTTGGTAGCCATTGAAGACTTACAGGTAAAAAACATGGTGAAGAATCATCATTTAGCTAAATCAATTAGTGATGCTTCTTGGTCGATGTTTAGACAATGGCTTGAATATTTTGGTCAGGTATTTGGAGTACCAGTTGTAGCTGTCCCTCCGAACTATACATCACAGGATTGTTCTAATTGCGGTACGGTAGTTAAGAAAACCTTAAGCAATAGAACCCATCAATGCCCCGATTGTGGGCATATTCAAGATCGAGATTGGAACGCGGCTATTAATATTCTAAATATTGCGCTATCCATCTTAGGTAAAATGTTAGAAAATACCGTCGGGCAGACGGGAATTAACGCCTCTGGAGAGAATGGCCTCTGCTTGGTTGAGGAAACTCAATTAAGTAAGCCGACTCGTAGAAAGAGGAAGCCCAAAGAGCAATCTTTGGAATCCCGCGCTATATTCGGTACTCCGAATTAG